The following are from one region of the Salvia splendens isolate huo1 chromosome 2, SspV2, whole genome shotgun sequence genome:
- the LOC121765759 gene encoding uncharacterized protein LOC121765759 isoform X1: MGGGFMFSANSASASPPFPAARSFQTPAVCTELQPCYCSDNDSFLGPVPSRVEVESAILQLQRFMRDQMHHHLHLQSPGFTKFSEAFAMMQAEPPLQNLVTSISCDEAVWKAMLSNKAVGDLRGSISAAKEEKLVSYLEKAKAEPALADVMLKWILDLAKSKVMQLLESFASLVNDIFQPPSNENPTSQLDDLLDEKLRSSLLLSVVILLIVVVVRGQQ, translated from the exons ATGGGAGGCGGTTTCATGTTTTCAGCCAACTCCGCCTCCGCTTCGCCGCCGTTCCCCGCCGCAAGAAGCTTCCAAACTCCGGCTGTGTGCACTGAACTTCAACCATGCTATTGCTCTGATAACGACAGCTTTTTAGGGCCGGTTCCTTCTCGGGTCGAAGTTGAATCTGCAATTCTTCAACTCCAAAG GTTTATGCGTGACCAAATGCATCATCATCTCCACTTGCAATCTCCCGGGTTCACAAAATTCTCTGAGGCGTTCGCCATGATGCAAGCAGAACCACCTCTTCAG AATTTGGTTACCTCTATCTCTTGCGATGAAGCCGTTTGGAAGGCCATGTTGAGTAACAAGGCGGTTGGTGATCTACGAGGCTCAATCTCTGCAG CTAAAGAAGAGAAGCTGGTGAGCTACCTTGAGAAGGCGAAGGCAGAGCCAGCGTTGGCGGATGTTATGCTGAAATGGATTTTGGATTTGGCCAAGTCCAAAGTTATGCAACTGCTTGAAAGCTTTGCGTCGCTCGTGAATGACATATTCCAGCCCCCTTCAAATGAAAATCCCACTTCACAACTTGATGACCTTCTTGACGAGAAGCTTAGGTCTTCGTTGCTGCTCTCTGTCGTCATCCTTCTCATTGTTGTTGTTGTCCGCGGCCAACAATGA
- the LOC121765759 gene encoding uncharacterized protein LOC121765759 isoform X2: MRDQMHHHLHLQSPGFTKFSEAFAMMQAEPPLQNLVTSISCDEAVWKAMLSNKAVGDLRGSISAAKEEKLVSYLEKAKAEPALADVMLKWILDLAKSKVMQLLESFASLVNDIFQPPSNENPTSQLDDLLDEKLRSSLLLSVVILLIVVVVRGQQ; this comes from the exons ATGCGTGACCAAATGCATCATCATCTCCACTTGCAATCTCCCGGGTTCACAAAATTCTCTGAGGCGTTCGCCATGATGCAAGCAGAACCACCTCTTCAG AATTTGGTTACCTCTATCTCTTGCGATGAAGCCGTTTGGAAGGCCATGTTGAGTAACAAGGCGGTTGGTGATCTACGAGGCTCAATCTCTGCAG CTAAAGAAGAGAAGCTGGTGAGCTACCTTGAGAAGGCGAAGGCAGAGCCAGCGTTGGCGGATGTTATGCTGAAATGGATTTTGGATTTGGCCAAGTCCAAAGTTATGCAACTGCTTGAAAGCTTTGCGTCGCTCGTGAATGACATATTCCAGCCCCCTTCAAATGAAAATCCCACTTCACAACTTGATGACCTTCTTGACGAGAAGCTTAGGTCTTCGTTGCTGCTCTCTGTCGTCATCCTTCTCATTGTTGTTGTTGTCCGCGGCCAACAATGA